One window of Candidatus Regiella endosymbiont of Tuberolachnus salignus genomic DNA carries:
- the nadB gene encoding L-aspartate oxidase, whose product MPARSEYVSDVLIIGSGAAGLSLALRLASSGCKVVVLSKELLQEGATFYAQGGIAAVFDETDSIASHVNDTLIAGAGLCDPQSVEFIASNARHCVQWLIDQGVVFDTETSTMGKERYHLTREGGHSHRRILHSADTTGKAVQNTLISKTTTHPNICVKERCNAVDLITSSKIGLPGTKRVVGAYVWNRELERVETFRTKALVLATGGAAKVYQYTTNPDISSGDGIAMAWRAGCRVANLEFNQFHPTCLFHPSARNFLLTEALRGEGAYLKRPDGSRFMFDFDPRGELAPRDVVARAIDHEMKRLGTDCMYLDISHKPADFVIQHFPMIYEKLLSLDINLTTDKIPIVPAAHYTCGGVMVDQHGRTDLDGLYAIGEVSYTGLHGANRMASNSLLECLVYGWSAAQDILTRLPREKLADKLPKWDESRVDNSDERVIIQHNWHELRLFMWNYVGIERSTKRLERALRRINILQQEVNEYYANFRLSNNLLELRNLVQVAELIVRCAMERKESRGLHYTLDYPNQISSPQPTILAP is encoded by the coding sequence ATGCCTGCACGTTCTGAATACGTTAGCGATGTTTTGATTATTGGTAGTGGAGCCGCAGGCTTATCCTTGGCTTTGCGACTGGCATCGTCTGGTTGTAAAGTCGTTGTTCTGAGTAAAGAATTACTGCAAGAGGGTGCGACGTTTTACGCTCAAGGCGGTATAGCGGCGGTTTTTGATGAAACAGACAGTATCGCATCGCATGTTAATGACACGCTTATTGCTGGTGCTGGGCTATGTGATCCCCAATCGGTTGAATTTATTGCGAGTAATGCACGGCATTGTGTACAGTGGCTGATTGATCAGGGTGTTGTTTTTGATACTGAAACCAGCACTATGGGCAAAGAGCGTTATCACTTAACGCGTGAAGGGGGGCACAGCCACCGTCGTATTTTGCATAGTGCAGATACCACCGGCAAGGCAGTACAAAATACGCTCATAAGTAAAACCACTACCCATCCTAATATTTGTGTAAAAGAACGCTGTAATGCGGTAGACCTGATTACTTCTAGCAAAATTGGCTTACCGGGCACCAAGCGTGTTGTTGGTGCTTATGTTTGGAATCGAGAGTTAGAAAGAGTAGAAACTTTTCGCACCAAAGCGCTGGTATTAGCCACCGGTGGAGCAGCTAAAGTCTATCAATATACCACCAACCCAGACATTTCATCTGGTGATGGTATTGCGATGGCTTGGCGTGCGGGTTGCCGGGTGGCTAATTTAGAATTTAATCAGTTTCATCCCACTTGTTTGTTTCATCCCTCCGCACGCAATTTTCTATTAACCGAAGCACTACGTGGTGAGGGCGCTTATCTAAAACGTCCTGATGGTAGCCGCTTTATGTTTGATTTTGATCCGCGGGGTGAGTTGGCGCCGCGTGATGTTGTTGCTCGGGCCATTGATCATGAAATGAAGCGATTGGGTACCGATTGTATGTATCTGGATATCAGCCATAAGCCCGCTGATTTTGTCATACAACACTTTCCTATGATTTATGAAAAGTTATTGTCATTAGATATTAATTTAACCACAGATAAGATCCCCATCGTACCTGCTGCCCACTATACCTGTGGTGGTGTGATGGTTGATCAACATGGTCGTACTGATCTCGATGGCCTCTATGCCATTGGTGAAGTCAGTTATACTGGTTTACACGGCGCCAACCGCATGGCTTCAAATTCATTGCTTGAATGTTTGGTGTATGGTTGGTCTGCAGCACAAGATATTTTAACCCGTTTGCCCCGCGAAAAACTGGCCGATAAGTTGCCAAAATGGGATGAAAGTCGCGTAGATAATTCTGACGAACGAGTTATTATTCAGCATAATTGGCATGAATTGCGTTTATTTATGTGGAATTATGTTGGTATTGAACGTAGCACGAAAAGGCTGGAACGTGCTCTGCGACGGATTAACATATTACAGCAGGAAGTAAATGAATATTACGCTAATTTTCGACTCTCAAATAATTTATTAGAATTACGTAATTTAGTGCAAGTGGCTGAATTAATTGTCCGTTGTGCAATGGAAAGAAAAGAAAGTAGAGGTTTACATTATACCCTTGATTATCCGA